The Klebsiella quasivariicola region CCGCGTCGTAAAGAAGGTGCTGAACAGCGTAAACCGCGTCCTGTTGCGGCCAAAGCCCCACGTGAAGAGCGTCATACTCCGGTATCGGATGTTTCCGTTCTGACCGTCGGCCAGGCGCTGAAGGTGAAAGCAGGCAATAACGCAATGGACGCCACCGTTCTGGAAATCACCAAAGATGGCGTTCGTGTACAGCTGACTTCTGGTATGTCAATGATTGTACGCGCAGAACACCTGGTGTTCTGAAACGGAGGCCGGGCCAGGCATGAACACATTTTTTAAAATCACCGCGCTTGCGGGCCTGCTGACACTAGCAGGCCATGCTTTTGCCGTTGATGACATAACCCGCGCAGATCAAATCCCCGTGCTGAAAGAAGAGCCGCAGCACGCGACGGTAAGCGAGCGCGTGACATCGCGCTTTACCCGCTCTCATTACCGTCAGTTCGATCTCGACAATGCCTTCTCGGCAAAGATTTTTGACCGTTATCTGAACCTGCTGGATTACAGCCACAATGTGCTGCTGGCCAGCGATGTAGCGAAGTTTGCGGCCAAAAAAGACCAAATCGGCGACGAACTGCGCACCGGGAAACTGGACGTCTTCTACGACCTCTACAACCTGGGGCAGCAGCGCCGCTTCGAACGCTATCAGTATGCGCTGAAGGTGCTGGAACGTCCGATGGACTTTACCGGCAACGACAATTTCAATCTTGACCGTTCCAAAGCGCCGTGGCCAAAAGACGAGGCCGAGCTGAATAAGCTGTGGGACGCTAAGGTTAAGTTTGACCAGCTAAGTCTGAAGCTGGCGGGTAAAGACGATAAAGAGATCCGCGACACGTTAACCCGTCGCTATAAGTTTGCGATCCGTCGTCTGGCGCAAACCAACAGTGAAGATGTCTTCTCGCTGGCGATGACCGCCTTCGCTCGCGAAATCGACCCGCACACCAACTACCTGTCGCCGCGCAATACCGAGCAGTTCAATACCGAGATGAGCCTCTCTCTTGAGGGGATCGGCGCCGTGCTGCAGATGGATGATGACTACACCGTCATTAATTCGCTGGTGGCGGGCGGTCCGGCCGCGAAGAGCAAAGCCATCAGCGTCGGCGATCGCATCGTTGGCGTTGGCCAGACCGGGAAGCCGATGGTCGATGTTATCGGCTGGCGTCTGGATGACGTTGTCGCGCTGATTAAAGGGCCGAAGGGCAGCAAAGTGCGCCTTGAGATCCTGCCAGCCGGTAAAGGGGCCAAGACGCGTATCGTCACCCTGACCCGCGAACGCATCCGTCTGGAAGATCGCGCGGTGAAGATGTCGGTGAAAACCGTCGGTAAAGAAAAAGTCGGCGTGCTGGATATTCCGGGCTTTTACGTTGGCCTGACCGATGACGTGAAAGTACAGCTGCAGAAGCTGGAAAAACAGAACGTCAGCAGCATCGTCATTGACCTGCGCAGCAACGGCGGCGGGGCGCTGACCGAGGCGGTATCGCTCTCGGGGCTGTTTATTCCGTCCGGCCCGGTGGTGCAGGTGCGGGATAACAATGGCAAGGTGCGCGAAGACAGCGATAACGATGGCGTGGTCTATTACAAAGGGCCGCTGGTGGTGCTGGTTGACCGCTTTAGCGCCTCGGCGTCTGAAATCTTCGCCGCGGCGATGCAGGATTATGGCCGCGCGCTGATCGTTGGCGAACCGACCTTTGGTAAAGGGACTGTACAGCAGTATCGCTCGTTGAATCGTATCTACGATCAGATGCTGCGTCCGGACTGGCCGGCGTTAGGCTCTGTCCAGTACACCATCCAGAAGTTCTACCGGATTAACGGCGGCAGTACCCAGCGCAAAGGCGTGACGCCGGATATCATGATGCCCACCGGGAATGAAGATCGCGAAACCGGCGAGCAGTATGAAGACAACGCTCTGCCATGGGACAGTATCAATGCGGCCACCTATGTGAAGTCCGGGGATCTGACCCCGTTTGGACCGGAGCTGCTCAAGCGCCACGACGAGCGCATTGCACAGGATCCGGAGTTCCAGTACATCATGAAGGATATTGCCCGTTATAACGCGATGAAAGACAAGCGTAACATCGTCTCTCTGAACTACGCCCAGCGTGAGAAAGAGAACGAAGAGGATGATGCGATTCGTCTGGCGCGGATTAACGATCGCCTGAAACGCGAAGGCAAGCCGCCATTGAAAAAACTGGACGATCTGCCGAAGGATTATCAGGAACCGGACCCGTATCTTGATGAAACGGTCCACATCGCGGTCGACCTGGCGCATCTTGAAAAAGCGCGCCCGGCAGTGGAACCGCCGGCCAGTAAATAAGTCACTAACGGGCACCTCAGAAGGTGCCCGTTTTTTTTGCGCGCTTTGTCATCGCCATTCAGCTCAGCTAACAAAATGTCAACCTGATCAGCCGCTGTCAGCAAGATGCTACAAAATGTAAAGTTGTGTTTTTATCGTGACTTAGCGGGGGTTGATGGTTGAAAATTGCAGCCTGACCCATACGATGTGGGTAATCGCATAGTGCGTTTTGTTAAATTGAGGTAAAAAGAAAATTATGATGCGAATCGCGCTTTTCCTGCTGACGAACCTGGCAGTGATGGTTGTGTTCGGGCTGGTGTTAAGCCTCACGGGGATCCAGTCCAGCAGCATGACCGGTCTTCTGATTATGGCCCTGCTGTTCGGCTTCGGTGGTTCTATCGTTTCGCTGATGATGTCGAAGTGGATGGCGCTGAAGTCTGTGGGTGGGGAAGTGATCGAGCAGCCGCGCAACGAAACGGAACGCTGGCTGATGAACACCGTTGCACAACAGGCGCAGCAGGCGGGTATTGCCATGCCGCAGGTGGCTATTTATCACGCGCCGGATATCAATGCCTTCGCCACCGGCGCGCGTCGCGACGCCTCGCTGGTCGCCGTCAGCACCGGGCTGTTACAAAACATGAGCCGTGATGAAGCGGAAGCGGTAATTGCCCATGAGATCAGCCATATTGCCAATGGCGACATGGTGACCATGACGCTGATTCAGGGGGTAGTGAACACCTTCGTTATCTTTATTTCGCGGGTAATCGCGCAGATTGCGGCCGGTTTCCTCGGCGGCAACCGGGAAGATGAAGGGGAGAGCAGCAATGGTAACCCGCTGATCTACTTCGCCGTTGCCACGGTGCTGGAGCTGGTGTTCGGTATTCTGGCGAGCATTATCACCATGTGGTTCTCGCGTTACCGTGAGTTCCATGCCGATGCCGGCTCGGCGCGTCTGGTGGGCCGCGAAAAGATGATTGCTGCCCTGCAGCGTCTGAAAACCAGCTATGAGCCGCAGGAAGCCAGCAGCATGATGGCGTTCTGCATCAACGGTAAAGCGAAATCCATGAGCGAGCTGTTTATGACTCACCCGCCGCTGGATAAGCGTATTGAAGCCCTGCGTAGCGGTGAATATCTGAAGTAATTCGTCATCTGACGCTGAAAACAAAAATCCGCAGCCCGCACGCTGCGGATTTTTTTTGCTGCCCGTCAGGCGGCGCGCGGCTGGGTCACGCGCAGACCGCTAATCAGTGCGGCAACGGTAGCCAGGATACCGGCCAGCAGCAGGGCGGTGTGGGTACCGCTGTTGCCGAGCAGGTTGAACAGCAGCGCGACCAGCGCCGCGCCGGTGCTCTGGCCGAGCAGGCGAGCGGTGCCCAGCATACCGCTGGCGCCGCCGCTACGATGGCTCGGAGCCGAGGCAACGATGGTATGGTTGTTTGGCGACTGAAACAGCCCGAAGCCGGCGCCGCACAGTGCCATGCGCCAGATGATATCCAGATCGGAAGGCGCCGACGGCAGCAGCGCCAGGCCGAACAGACCGCAGGCCATAATCAATAGACCGATGGCCCCCAGCAGCCCCGCGTGGCACTTCTCAATCAAATAGCCAGCCAGCGGCGCCATTACCATGGTCGCCAGCGGCCACGGCGTCAGCAGCAGACCGGTCTCCACTTCGCTGCGTCCCATCATCGACTGCAGGAAAAAGGGCAAGGAGACCATCGCCAGCATCTGCGCGCAGAAGGAGCAGATGGAGGTACAGATAGAAAGGGAGAACAGCGGGATGCGCAGCAGGTCGACCGGCAGCAGCGGGACGGGCATTTTGAGCTGGCGGCGAACGAAGAAAAAGCCCACCACCAGCATGGCCGCCACCTCCGCCAGCACCAGCTGCGTGGACTGCCCCTGGGCGAAACCGCTCAGGGCGGTGATCAGCAGCCCGAAGGTGAGGGCGTTCATGATGGCGCTCGGCAGATCGAAGCGGATGATTTTGCTGCGGGCGCTGTTGGGCGGCAGAAAGCGCATCGCCAGGACAAAAGCGACGATCCCGAGCGGGACGTTAATTAAAAACAGCCATTGCCATGAGGCAAGGGAGAGGATCGCCGCGGCGATAGTCGGGCCAGCCGCCGAAGAAACAGCGACCACAAAGGAGTTAATGCCCATGCCGCGACCAAGAAAGCGCTGCGGATAGATCAGGCGGATCAGCGCGGTGTTCACGCTCATCAGCGCGGCGCCGCCCAGCCCCTGAGCGACGCGGGCGAAGGTCAGCATTTCGAGGCTGCGCGACAGGGCGCAGGCCAGCGAGGTAAAGATAAACACCACCAGGCCTATCTTATAGATGCGACGATAGCCGACCATGTCGCCGAGAAAGGAGAGCGGCAGCAGGGCGATGACAATGGCGATTTGGTAGGCGTTGACGATCCAGATTGACGCCGCCGGTGAGGCGTTGAGATCGCTGGCGATGGTCGGGAGCGCGACGTTGGCGATTGCGCCGTCGAGCACGGCCATGGTCAGCCCAAGCACGATGGTCAGAATGGCGCCATAGCGTTGCGGCAGCGGCACGCCATCGGAAGAGTTTTTATCCATGGTGAATATGAGTCTTAAATGAAACGGTTTTTTGAATGATGAGTTTAGCATTGATTAATCCGCAGCATGTCGCAGATTTGTAACGAAGTGGCAGAAGAATGATTGCGGCCCAGGGGCGGCGAATTTATAATAAAAACCGGTTCTAAATTTTATAAAACAGTTACGACGAGGTGATAAATGGCAGGTGCAGATTTGGATAAACAGCCAGATTCTGTCTCTTCAGTATTGAAGGTTTTTGGTATCCTGCAGGCGCTGGGTGAAGAGCGTGAAATTGGCATTACCGAACTGTCCCAGCGCGTCATGATGTCAAAAAGCACCGTTTATCGCTTTTTACAGACCATGAAATCACTGGGCTATGTAGCACAGGAAGGGGAGTCTGAGAAATACTCCCTCACCCTCAAGCTGTTCGAGCTTGGCGCACGCGCGCTGCAGAACGTCGACCTGGTGCGCAGCGCGGATATTCAGATGCGCGAACTCTCGCGACTGACGAAAGAGACTATCCACCTCGGCGCGCTGGATGAAGACAGTATCGTCTACATTCACAAGATTGACTCGATGTACAACCTGCGGATGTATTCGCGTATTGGCCGCCGTAACCCGCTGTACAGCACCGCGATCGGCAAAGTGCTGCTGGCCTGGCGCGATCGCAGCGAAGTGGAGCAGATCCTCGAGGGCGTGGAGTATAAGCGCAGCACCGAGCGGACGATCACCAGCACGCAGGAGCTGCTGAAGGTACTGGATGGCGTTCGGGAGCAGGGGTACGGCGAAGATAACGAAGAGCAGGAAGAGGGGTTGCGCTGCATTGGTGTGCCGGTATTCGACCGTTTCGGCGTGGTCATCGCGGGGCTGAGTATCTCTTTCCCGACGCTACGTTTTTCAGAAGAACGTCTGCATGAATATGTGGCGATGTTGCACCAGGCGGCGCGCAAGATTTCTGAACAAATGGGATATAACGACTACCCGTTCTGACGCGATAGCTTAAGCCTGTGGCGACCGCGATGCTACATCGTGGTCGCCGGGCGCCGTCTTAGCCGTTATCAACCACGGTTGCGCTTTTACGCAGCAGAGGACAGCTGCTGACACCAATTACGCCGCTATTGGAATGAACATAAAGTGCGGTGCTCACACCGCGCGCGGTGAGATATTGGCACTTCAGTC contains the following coding sequences:
- the prc gene encoding carboxy terminal-processing peptidase; translation: MNTFFKITALAGLLTLAGHAFAVDDITRADQIPVLKEEPQHATVSERVTSRFTRSHYRQFDLDNAFSAKIFDRYLNLLDYSHNVLLASDVAKFAAKKDQIGDELRTGKLDVFYDLYNLGQQRRFERYQYALKVLERPMDFTGNDNFNLDRSKAPWPKDEAELNKLWDAKVKFDQLSLKLAGKDDKEIRDTLTRRYKFAIRRLAQTNSEDVFSLAMTAFAREIDPHTNYLSPRNTEQFNTEMSLSLEGIGAVLQMDDDYTVINSLVAGGPAAKSKAISVGDRIVGVGQTGKPMVDVIGWRLDDVVALIKGPKGSKVRLEILPAGKGAKTRIVTLTRERIRLEDRAVKMSVKTVGKEKVGVLDIPGFYVGLTDDVKVQLQKLEKQNVSSIVIDLRSNGGGALTEAVSLSGLFIPSGPVVQVRDNNGKVREDSDNDGVVYYKGPLVVLVDRFSASASEIFAAAMQDYGRALIVGEPTFGKGTVQQYRSLNRIYDQMLRPDWPALGSVQYTIQKFYRINGGSTQRKGVTPDIMMPTGNEDRETGEQYEDNALPWDSINAATYVKSGDLTPFGPELLKRHDERIAQDPEFQYIMKDIARYNAMKDKRNIVSLNYAQREKENEEDDAIRLARINDRLKREGKPPLKKLDDLPKDYQEPDPYLDETVHIAVDLAHLEKARPAVEPPASK
- the kdgR gene encoding DNA-binding transcriptional regulator KdgR, which translates into the protein MAGADLDKQPDSVSSVLKVFGILQALGEEREIGITELSQRVMMSKSTVYRFLQTMKSLGYVAQEGESEKYSLTLKLFELGARALQNVDLVRSADIQMRELSRLTKETIHLGALDEDSIVYIHKIDSMYNLRMYSRIGRRNPLYSTAIGKVLLAWRDRSEVEQILEGVEYKRSTERTITSTQELLKVLDGVREQGYGEDNEEQEEGLRCIGVPVFDRFGVVIAGLSISFPTLRFSEERLHEYVAMLHQAARKISEQMGYNDYPF
- a CDS encoding MFS transporter; translation: MDKNSSDGVPLPQRYGAILTIVLGLTMAVLDGAIANVALPTIASDLNASPAASIWIVNAYQIAIVIALLPLSFLGDMVGYRRIYKIGLVVFIFTSLACALSRSLEMLTFARVAQGLGGAALMSVNTALIRLIYPQRFLGRGMGINSFVVAVSSAAGPTIAAAILSLASWQWLFLINVPLGIVAFVLAMRFLPPNSARSKIIRFDLPSAIMNALTFGLLITALSGFAQGQSTQLVLAEVAAMLVVGFFFVRRQLKMPVPLLPVDLLRIPLFSLSICTSICSFCAQMLAMVSLPFFLQSMMGRSEVETGLLLTPWPLATMVMAPLAGYLIEKCHAGLLGAIGLLIMACGLFGLALLPSAPSDLDIIWRMALCGAGFGLFQSPNNHTIVASAPSHRSGGASGMLGTARLLGQSTGAALVALLFNLLGNSGTHTALLLAGILATVAALISGLRVTQPRAA
- a CDS encoding YobH family protein yields the protein MRLIIRTIVVVAILWIGVLLSGYGVLFHSEENVGGLGLKCQYLTARGVSTALYVHSNSGVIGVSSCPLLRKSATVVDNG
- the htpX gene encoding protease HtpX, giving the protein MMRIALFLLTNLAVMVVFGLVLSLTGIQSSSMTGLLIMALLFGFGGSIVSLMMSKWMALKSVGGEVIEQPRNETERWLMNTVAQQAQQAGIAMPQVAIYHAPDINAFATGARRDASLVAVSTGLLQNMSRDEAEAVIAHEISHIANGDMVTMTLIQGVVNTFVIFISRVIAQIAAGFLGGNREDEGESSNGNPLIYFAVATVLELVFGILASIITMWFSRYREFHADAGSARLVGREKMIAALQRLKTSYEPQEASSMMAFCINGKAKSMSELFMTHPPLDKRIEALRSGEYLK